From one Cyanobacterium stanieri PCC 7202 genomic stretch:
- a CDS encoding major facilitator superfamily MFS_1 (PFAM: Major Facilitator Superfamily~InterPro IPR011701~KEGG: sfu:Sfum_3728 major facilitator transporter~PFAM: major facilitator superfamily MFS_1~SPTR: Major facilitator superfamily MFS_1), with translation MVTFLIKDNLDKQRWWIALAAVIIQLCLGTIYSWSVIKNELVTNQGWEEVATSLTFVISLGIIGCAAAVGGILVDKKGPRFVATLGGFLFGIGTIIAGIGIELNNLLILYLGYGLIAGLGNGFGYVTPIATLIRWFPDKRGLVTGLAVMGFGAGSFFIGLIAPFCINNFGVPNTFYIWGVCFLLLIVISGQLLINPPRGWLPLGYELPTGNKTIECYTFHRAIRASQWWILWGILFVNVSAGLGFISQLSTIARDLYYLPIFENLSVQDISLLRDRAGSFVVAIAAIFNGLGRLFWAWLSDIFGRKAIFSTMFITQGVLYLIIPYLNSYILFIFIACYLLSCLGGGFATMPAFAADTFGSENIGRIYGAMLTAWGSAGVVGPFVFSWIKDNTASYNYALYGAAMLLIIGFILTRIYHPPRRIKCIHE, from the coding sequence ATGGTAACTTTTCTTATCAAAGATAATTTAGACAAACAGAGATGGTGGATTGCCCTTGCCGCCGTTATCATTCAACTATGTTTAGGCACCATCTACTCTTGGAGTGTCATTAAAAATGAGCTAGTCACCAATCAAGGCTGGGAAGAAGTTGCCACTTCCCTAACTTTTGTAATCTCCTTGGGAATTATTGGTTGTGCGGCGGCGGTGGGTGGTATTTTGGTTGATAAAAAAGGGCCAAGGTTTGTAGCTACCCTCGGAGGCTTTTTGTTTGGCATTGGCACTATTATCGCAGGGATAGGCATTGAGTTAAATAATTTACTCATTCTCTACTTGGGATATGGACTCATAGCAGGATTAGGCAATGGTTTTGGTTATGTTACCCCCATTGCAACCCTTATTCGTTGGTTTCCCGACAAGAGGGGTTTAGTAACGGGGTTGGCAGTGATGGGTTTTGGTGCTGGGTCTTTTTTTATTGGTTTGATTGCTCCATTTTGTATTAATAATTTTGGTGTACCTAATACTTTTTATATTTGGGGAGTCTGTTTTTTACTATTGATTGTCATTTCTGGACAATTGTTAATTAATCCTCCCCGTGGTTGGCTACCCCTTGGCTATGAATTACCTACGGGTAATAAAACCATTGAATGTTACACCTTTCATCGAGCAATTCGGGCCTCTCAGTGGTGGATTTTGTGGGGTATTTTATTTGTTAATGTGAGTGCTGGATTAGGTTTTATTTCTCAGTTATCTACCATTGCTAGAGATTTATATTATTTACCTATTTTTGAGAATTTAAGCGTCCAAGATATTAGTTTACTTAGGGACAGGGCGGGGTCTTTTGTAGTGGCGATCGCCGCTATCTTCAACGGTTTAGGCAGACTTTTTTGGGCATGGTTATCGGACATTTTTGGTAGAAAAGCAATTTTTTCCACCATGTTTATTACCCAAGGAGTTTTATATTTAATCATTCCCTATCTAAATAGTTATATTCTGTTCATTTTCATTGCCTGTTACCTTCTTTCTTGTCTTGGGGGTGGATTTGCCACCATGCCAGCTTTTGCGGCGGATACTTTTGGCTCGGAAAATATTGGACGTATTTACGGGGCGATGTTAACTGCTTGGGGAAGTGCAGGGGTAGTAGGGCCTTTTGTGTTTAGTTGGATCAAGGATAATACTGCTAGTTATAACTATGCTTTGTATGGGGCCGCAATGTTGTTAATTATCGGTTTTATTTTGACAAGAATTTATCATCCCCCTCGCAGAATAAAGTGTATTCATGAATGA
- a CDS encoding hypothetical protein (KEGG: cyc:PCC7424_4397 hypothetical protein~SPTR: Putative uncharacterized protein) — protein MITDTIAIRYYQKLTDGMVDLWNRGSRYEELRVYMEGYLACLRQTNIVEPYLIHRLEEEAFRFLRDPSNFELAMPQVQREHDFY, from the coding sequence ATGATTACAGACACAATCGCTATCAGATACTATCAAAAACTAACCGATGGCATGGTAGATTTATGGAACAGAGGTAGTCGCTATGAAGAATTAAGAGTTTATATGGAGGGATATTTGGCTTGTTTACGTCAAACAAATATTGTAGAACCTTACTTAATTCATCGTCTCGAAGAAGAAGCATTTCGCTTTTTAAGGGATCCTTCTAACTTTGAATTGGCAATGCCTCAAGTACAAAGAGAACATGATTTTTATTAA
- a CDS encoding hypothetical protein (PFAM: Protein of unknown function (DUF3571)~KEGG: cyt:cce_0819 hypothetical protein~SPTR: Putative uncharacterized protein) produces the protein MADSIMYQEDGYVVLENDKPEELMSKTELLEKLKKLVSDSTELPRDVAQHNTIEAKAEYLLDNYCEFYPDENSYLQWYVVRWEKK, from the coding sequence ATGGCTGACTCAATCATGTATCAAGAAGACGGTTATGTTGTTTTGGAAAACGACAAACCAGAAGAGTTGATGAGTAAAACAGAATTGTTAGAAAAATTAAAAAAACTGGTATCGGATTCAACAGAATTACCCCGTGATGTGGCTCAACATAATACTATTGAGGCTAAAGCCGAATATTTACTAGATAACTATTGCGAATTTTATCCTGATGAAAACAGTTATTTACAATGGTATGTCGTTCGTTGGGAAAAAAAATAA
- a CDS encoding protein of unknown function DUF477 (PFAM: Domain of unknown function (DUF477)~COGs: COG1512 Beta-propeller domains of methanol dehydrogenase type~InterPro IPR007621~KEGG: cyt:cce_4116 hypothetical protein~PFAM: protein of unknown function DUF477~SPTR: Putative uncharacterized protein): protein MAKLYRIITSLWLTLTIVFSLGISNANATGVYDMPMVSAGEAVWVVDEADTLSRATEAKLDGMFDQLAHSTGTEVRVITLRRLDYGATIDSFTDDVFQKWYPTPEEQENQVLLTLDTLTNRSGLRIGASLQNLLTPDIAESVVKETVGYALKNQQYNQAIVDAGDRMIAVLSGQEDPGPPEIQELNIEGTFSTAEETDDGIATIWVVLLVILATVIPMVTYFWYVGFPGS from the coding sequence ATGGCTAAACTGTATCGTATTATTACCAGTTTATGGTTGACCTTGACTATCGTATTTAGTTTAGGTATCAGCAACGCCAACGCCACAGGAGTATATGATATGCCCATGGTCAGTGCTGGGGAGGCAGTATGGGTAGTGGATGAGGCAGACACCCTCAGTCGAGCAACAGAGGCAAAATTGGATGGAATGTTTGATCAATTAGCCCACTCCACAGGCACAGAGGTACGGGTAATTACCCTCCGTCGTTTGGATTATGGGGCAACTATTGATAGTTTCACCGATGATGTTTTTCAGAAATGGTACCCCACCCCAGAAGAGCAAGAAAATCAAGTATTATTAACCCTTGATACCCTCACTAATCGCAGTGGTTTGCGCATCGGTGCATCTTTACAAAATTTATTAACCCCTGATATTGCCGAAAGTGTTGTTAAAGAAACCGTAGGATATGCCCTCAAAAATCAGCAATATAACCAAGCAATAGTGGATGCGGGCGATCGCATGATTGCAGTATTATCAGGACAAGAAGACCCCGGACCCCCTGAAATTCAGGAACTTAACATAGAAGGCACATTCTCTACCGCCGAGGAAACTGATGACGGTATCGCCACCATTTGGGTAGTGTTACTCGTGATCCTAGCTACGGTTATCCCCATGGTGACATATTTTTGGTATGTAGGATTTCCCGGCAGTTAA